From Methanobacterium congolense, one genomic window encodes:
- a CDS encoding Mur ligase family protein → MKVSVIGLGKEGENAVKSLLNYGCHVYASDINENIDLTTFDDYIEYPDKGLDIDLGHHDLDKIHSSDAVVISPGLWNLKMAEKIRSQKKLLSDVFKKHESIFTVGVTGTNGKTTTCFMIKEILEKKGLKVLVGGNAGGGFQGYTQLILEAELGKTEQKYDVMVVEVCDMTLDFSRATFNLDVVVVTNVGTDHMDFHVSLENYCESVCRFLKDKKAVLNGYDVNLRNLGDCADETLFFEEYAGKLNVFGKFNRQNAGAASEIGKILGATSDDITTALGDFKGVEGRTKLLEVHGSRVLIGKTDNADATSAVLTETHFDVVMIGTPRKGELCRFDTLRKVSKANPSVLALFPGLDDTVDAALKILKNTGYSGEVKILEDVSEVVDFTLKLTKVEPGISIFIGGNGQDKITEIQKKLYPHSKDKD, encoded by the coding sequence ATGAAGGTATCTGTTATTGGTCTTGGTAAAGAGGGAGAAAATGCCGTAAAATCCCTTTTAAATTATGGATGTCATGTTTACGCCTCAGATATAAATGAGAATATTGATCTAACTACTTTTGATGATTACATCGAATATCCTGATAAAGGCCTTGATATCGATCTGGGACATCACGATCTTGATAAGATCCATTCATCAGATGCCGTTGTCATCAGCCCGGGTCTCTGGAACCTTAAAATGGCAGAGAAAATCAGATCCCAGAAAAAACTTCTCTCAGATGTTTTCAAGAAACATGAATCCATATTCACAGTGGGTGTTACAGGTACAAACGGTAAAACCACAACCTGTTTCATGATAAAGGAAATACTCGAAAAAAAAGGTTTGAAGGTTCTTGTTGGAGGTAACGCAGGTGGAGGATTTCAGGGTTACACCCAGCTCATACTTGAAGCTGAACTTGGAAAAACAGAACAAAAATATGATGTCATGGTGGTTGAGGTCTGTGACATGACCCTTGATTTTTCAAGGGCAACCTTCAACTTGGATGTTGTGGTGGTCACCAACGTTGGAACCGACCACATGGACTTCCATGTATCCCTTGAGAACTACTGTGAATCAGTTTGCAGATTCTTAAAGGATAAAAAAGCGGTTTTAAATGGATACGATGTTAACCTGAGAAATTTGGGTGATTGTGCAGATGAAACCCTGTTTTTTGAGGAGTATGCTGGAAAGTTGAATGTCTTTGGTAAGTTCAACAGACAGAATGCAGGGGCTGCATCAGAAATAGGAAAGATTTTGGGTGCAACATCTGATGATATCACTACGGCACTTGGAGATTTTAAGGGTGTTGAAGGAAGAACCAAACTCCTGGAGGTTCATGGTTCCAGGGTGCTCATAGGAAAAACCGACAATGCAGATGCAACATCTGCTGTGCTCACGGAGACTCATTTTGATGTGGTTATGATTGGAACCCCCAGGAAGGGAGAGTTATGTAGATTTGATACATTGAGAAAGGTTTCAAAGGCAAATCCAAGTGTTTTAGCACTGTTTCCAGGACTTGATGATACTGTGGATGCTGCTTTGAAGATCCTTAAAAATACAGGTTACTCTGGAGAGGTAAAGATTCTTGAAGATGTTTCTGAAGTTGTTGATTTTACATTGAAACTTACAAAGGTAGAACCCGGTATCAGCATATTCATCGGTGGAAACGGCCAGGATAAGATCACAGAGATACAGAAAAAATTGTATCCACATTCTAAAGACAAAGATTGA
- a CDS encoding nucleotidyltransferase family protein, which produces MVSAIVTAAGKNRRMIADQKSKGIEVKHKLLLDIHGKPVIIRTLENVLNSGVEEVVVVLGHFSSKIIGVIEDFNDERVKVVENPDVNVELSETVLYGANNLQPGLCLCVAADQPTITTETFKTLIKMASEYSEPENILSIMARHETGFLDSAKGLGMPFVCHTHLLKSYLPGREDNLNPILQDMIGEGVVFYGVPARNELELVNINRWDDYLLVLENIDK; this is translated from the coding sequence ATGGTTTCAGCTATAGTAACAGCAGCAGGAAAAAACAGGCGTATGATAGCGGATCAGAAATCAAAAGGTATTGAAGTGAAGCATAAGCTCCTTTTAGACATTCATGGAAAGCCTGTCATAATACGTACCCTTGAAAATGTTTTAAATTCTGGTGTGGAAGAAGTTGTGGTTGTTCTCGGGCATTTCAGCAGTAAAATAATTGGGGTTATTGAGGATTTCAATGATGAAAGGGTCAAAGTTGTTGAAAACCCTGATGTAAATGTTGAACTTTCTGAAACAGTTTTATACGGGGCTAATAATCTCCAACCAGGTTTGTGTCTGTGTGTGGCTGCAGATCAGCCCACTATAACAACAGAAACATTCAAAACCCTTATAAAAATGGCTTCAGAATATTCTGAACCTGAAAACATCCTTTCAATCATGGCAAGACATGAAACTGGTTTCCTCGATAGTGCAAAGGGACTTGGAATGCCCTTCGTATGCCACACCCATCTTTTGAAGAGTTACCTTCCAGGACGTGAGGATAATCTGAACCCCATCCTCCAGGATATGATTGGAGAGGGAGTGGTTTTCTACGGTGTTCCTGCTCGGAACGAACTGGAACTTGTTAACATAAACCGTTGGGATGATTATCTACTTGTTTTGGAAAATATAGATAAATAA
- a CDS encoding zinc ribbon domain-containing protein → MICENCGAKIGDDEAYCPNCGMELFIPKSKRKPVSKKPLKERYIEGEYQDQEDYEDIYESYSGYDEPETPRRRDHSKKPQKQEYYESYYEYDDYEPVPSKKSSDMGATLIILIAALIIGFMIGIMLFSGTSQVVPSLKIG, encoded by the coding sequence ATGATCTGTGAAAATTGCGGAGCTAAAATTGGAGATGATGAGGCATACTGTCCCAACTGTGGTATGGAACTTTTCATACCCAAAAGTAAGAGGAAACCAGTATCTAAAAAGCCCCTGAAGGAAAGATACATAGAGGGGGAGTACCAGGATCAGGAAGACTACGAGGATATCTACGAAAGTTACAGTGGTTACGATGAACCTGAAACTCCTAGACGAAGAGATCACTCTAAAAAACCACAAAAACAGGAATATTATGAGTCTTATTATGAATACGATGATTATGAACCTGTGCCATCCAAGAAATCCAGTGATATGGGTGCAACTCTTATAATACTAATTGCAGCACTGATAATCGGATTTATGATAGGTATCATGCTATTTTCTGGAACGTCCCAGGTAGTTCCCAGCCTGAAGATTGGATGA
- a CDS encoding TldD/PmbA family protein, whose translation MYELAKKTMDIALKQAENAEIYVEKEESVDVDIKNDKVDFAKEVISLGVGVRVIIDGKMGFAHTTNTKNTEELTRTVERAVFNASSNVADENFAFAPKSKYPSVKGLYDKRFESFEIEEAVNFAQTMINTVSDRKCQPTSGGFAAGSYKSLLLNSEGADCQDVSTGFAGYISVNAEDGEAVSTAHELDSSTHLDVDPETIAQTACQVALDSRGGKPIDTGDSVVILDYDAAAGLLSTFSNALNADNVQRGRSLFADKIGEQVVSDSMSICDDGTLEKGLNSSSIDGEGTPSQKTTLIEKGILKNFLYDIYTSRKGGVESTGNGMRGSYADMPGVGMSNFLVEFGSINELSDVQDGIFVRDVLGAHTANPISGDFSVEAMNAFKVEKGEIAYPVKKAMISGNIFQSLKDASAASKTIKQRGPFVLPQLFIQNMRVVG comes from the coding sequence ATGTATGAGTTAGCAAAAAAAACAATGGATATTGCATTGAAACAGGCTGAAAATGCTGAGATCTACGTGGAAAAGGAAGAAAGTGTGGATGTTGATATTAAAAATGACAAGGTGGACTTTGCAAAGGAAGTTATCTCACTTGGAGTTGGAGTGAGGGTGATAATTGACGGTAAAATGGGATTTGCACACACAACCAACACCAAAAACACAGAAGAACTGACCAGAACAGTTGAAAGGGCAGTTTTCAACGCCAGTTCAAACGTGGCCGATGAAAACTTTGCATTCGCACCAAAATCCAAATATCCAAGTGTCAAAGGCCTTTACGACAAAAGGTTTGAATCATTTGAAATTGAGGAAGCTGTGAACTTTGCACAGACCATGATAAACACGGTTTCGGATCGTAAATGCCAGCCAACATCTGGAGGATTTGCTGCAGGTTCCTACAAAAGTCTTCTTCTGAATTCAGAGGGTGCAGATTGTCAGGATGTCTCAACAGGTTTTGCAGGTTACATATCTGTGAATGCAGAAGATGGTGAAGCAGTTTCAACTGCCCATGAATTAGACTCATCAACCCACTTGGATGTGGATCCAGAAACCATAGCACAGACAGCATGTCAAGTTGCACTAGACTCAAGGGGAGGCAAACCCATAGATACTGGAGACTCTGTGGTTATACTGGACTACGATGCAGCTGCAGGTTTACTTTCAACTTTCTCAAATGCACTGAATGCAGACAATGTACAAAGGGGAAGATCACTCTTTGCAGACAAAATTGGGGAACAGGTGGTATCAGATTCCATGAGTATATGCGATGACGGAACCCTTGAGAAGGGTCTCAACTCCTCAAGCATCGATGGTGAAGGAACACCAAGCCAGAAAACAACCTTAATAGAGAAGGGTATCCTTAAAAACTTCCTGTATGACATATACACCTCCAGAAAGGGCGGTGTTGAAAGTACAGGTAACGGTATGAGGGGATCCTATGCAGACATGCCTGGTGTGGGTATGAGCAACTTCCTAGTTGAATTTGGAAGCATCAACGAACTTTCAGATGTTCAAGATGGAATCTTCGTAAGGGATGTTCTCGGTGCACACACTGCAAACCCCATATCTGGAGACTTCTCAGTGGAAGCAATGAACGCCTTCAAAGTAGAAAAGGGAGAGATTGCGTATCCTGTGAAAAAGGCCATGATATCTGGAAACATATTCCAGAGCCTCAAAGACGCATCTGCAGCTTCTAAAACCATTAAACAGAGAGGCCCGTTTGTTCTTCCCCAGTTATTCATTCAGAACATGAGGGTTGTTGGATAA
- a CDS encoding DUF169 domain-containing protein, which translates to MASCDVDGYKELSQKIKDKLGLEKSPVAVKLVLKEEDIPEGIPKIDETIRHCEMVQKAAQGATFYATVAEQKCKGGASAIGLMEAPEKVKTGEMYHSLKRFSSLGSAKRTMDAIPKIDPIMRAIAYAPLETTPFDPDVVVIIANPKQAMEMAQAMVYTLGGRVEADFAGIQSLCADAVAGPYTRKRPNITLGCSGSRGYADIKPDEVIVGMNGENIGCFVNALDAL; encoded by the coding sequence ATGGCAAGTTGTGATGTTGATGGATACAAGGAACTTTCCCAAAAAATAAAGGACAAATTAGGGCTAGAAAAATCTCCAGTTGCAGTTAAACTTGTTCTAAAGGAAGAAGATATTCCTGAAGGCATTCCAAAGATAGATGAAACCATCAGGCACTGTGAAATGGTTCAAAAAGCTGCTCAAGGTGCAACCTTCTATGCAACAGTGGCCGAACAGAAGTGCAAAGGTGGGGCATCAGCAATAGGCCTTATGGAAGCTCCAGAAAAGGTTAAAACAGGTGAGATGTATCACTCCCTGAAAAGGTTCTCAAGCCTTGGCTCAGCCAAGAGAACAATGGATGCTATACCAAAAATTGACCCGATAATGCGAGCAATAGCATATGCACCACTTGAAACCACACCCTTCGACCCTGATGTTGTTGTGATAATTGCAAATCCAAAACAGGCAATGGAAATGGCTCAGGCAATGGTTTACACCCTTGGGGGTCGTGTTGAGGCAGACTTCGCAGGAATACAGTCCCTATGTGCAGACGCAGTTGCAGGCCCTTACACACGTAAAAGACCAAACATAACCCTAGGATGCAGTGGCTCAAGGGGCTACGCAGATATCAAGCCTGATGAGGTTATAGTGGGAATGAACGGTGAAAATATAGGCTGTTTCGTTAATGCATTGGATGCCTTATAA
- a CDS encoding phosphoglycolate phosphatase, protein MIKAVALDVDGTITDKTRKACISAIKTIRTVEDMGIPVVIVTGNISCFVNALSILFGTTGGFVAENGGVVEFQGETHVLGDIDKCQRAYEFLKSNTEGSSSVEKVEYSRYRVSEIALNRSIPVKTVKDVLKEWDVEIYDSKFAIHLTDPSVNKGSSLKFLAGKMGISTDEIMAVGDSENDLDFLKASGVKVAVSNAVPELKDIADYVTEKPYGDGVAEAVERFIL, encoded by the coding sequence TTGATTAAGGCTGTAGCTCTGGATGTTGATGGTACAATAACTGATAAAACAAGAAAAGCATGTATAAGTGCAATAAAAACTATTCGTACAGTTGAGGATATGGGAATTCCTGTTGTCATAGTCACAGGAAACATATCCTGTTTTGTAAACGCATTGTCAATACTCTTCGGCACAACTGGTGGTTTTGTGGCTGAAAACGGTGGAGTGGTGGAGTTTCAGGGAGAAACACATGTTCTTGGGGATATAGATAAATGTCAGAGGGCATATGAGTTTTTAAAATCCAACACTGAGGGTAGTTCTTCAGTTGAAAAGGTTGAATACTCACGGTACAGGGTGTCTGAAATTGCATTGAATCGGAGTATTCCTGTTAAAACAGTTAAAGATGTGCTTAAAGAGTGGGATGTTGAAATATATGATTCAAAATTTGCAATACACCTCACAGACCCTTCAGTGAACAAGGGTTCATCCCTCAAATTTCTTGCAGGAAAAATGGGGATAAGTACGGATGAGATAATGGCTGTAGGTGACAGTGAAAATGATCTGGACTTTTTGAAGGCTTCAGGAGTTAAAGTTGCAGTTTCAAATGCTGTTCCCGAGCTTAAAGATATTGCAGATTACGTTACAGAAAAACCCTATGGAGACGGGGTTGCAGAAGCTGTTGAGAGGTTTATATTATGA
- the rpl12p gene encoding 50S ribosomal protein P1, which yields MEYIYAAMLLHTANQDINEENVKKVLEAAGSEADEARIKALIAALEDVDIEEAIAKTAVAAAAPAAAAAPAAAAEEEEEEEEDEEEKEEEAAAGLGALFG from the coding sequence ATGGAGTATATATACGCAGCAATGTTATTGCACACAGCAAATCAGGACATTAACGAAGAGAACGTTAAAAAGGTATTAGAAGCAGCAGGATCAGAAGCAGATGAAGCAAGGATCAAAGCATTAATAGCAGCACTCGAAGATGTTGACATCGAAGAAGCTATAGCTAAAACAGCAGTGGCAGCCGCAGCACCTGCAGCAGCCGCAGCACCTGCAGCAGCAGCTGAAGAAGAGGAAGAAGAAGAGGAAGATGAAGAAGAGAAAGAAGAAGAAGCAGCAGCCGGTCTCGGTGCACTCTTCGGATAA
- a CDS encoding methanogenesis marker 16 metalloprotein, with product MKIRTIEEINKKIESGDATVLTAEEISHLVRDGEEPRAEDVDVVTTGTCGIMSGTAAVLHVPVADPGAFKKAKSVLLNGVPGFPGPCPNEWLGSVDMIVYGTNHSVYDETYGGGFLFKDLVSGNDVKIEVESIHGEKFESTVTMDDLGTAQMIGTRLAFKNYNSFVNPTTEAVSSIFNAIDMAGPFKGFTFSGCGELNPLQNDPSMNAICAGAKVLLNGSEGLVIGRGTRSSAEKPNMMITADMKAMDPHYLGGFKTGAGPEIFDSVAAAIPILSEDIFKETFIQNKDVKLPVTDIRGRHSVLGFTDYADAWEGSDERPVYHSDTCQNCEVCIVRERCPTGAYTDTLNTRRCFGCGMCAYSCPYGAFTMETGSVHFSVEGEPMEVPVMCRQSDIKRARELVAELTKRIVDGKFLLNNCL from the coding sequence ATGAAGATCCGTACAATAGAAGAGATAAATAAGAAAATTGAAAGTGGAGATGCAACTGTCTTAACAGCAGAGGAAATATCACATCTTGTAAGGGATGGTGAGGAACCACGTGCTGAGGATGTTGATGTTGTGACCACAGGTACTTGTGGAATAATGTCTGGAACAGCTGCAGTACTCCACGTGCCGGTTGCAGATCCTGGAGCATTCAAGAAAGCTAAAAGTGTCTTGCTCAATGGTGTACCTGGATTTCCAGGTCCATGTCCAAATGAATGGCTTGGATCCGTGGATATGATCGTTTACGGGACAAACCATAGTGTTTACGATGAGACCTATGGTGGAGGGTTCCTTTTCAAGGACCTTGTTAGTGGAAATGATGTGAAAATAGAGGTTGAATCCATACACGGAGAAAAATTTGAATCAACCGTTACTATGGATGATTTAGGCACTGCCCAAATGATCGGAACACGCCTTGCCTTCAAAAACTACAACTCATTTGTAAATCCAACAACCGAAGCTGTTTCATCCATATTCAACGCCATAGACATGGCTGGTCCCTTCAAAGGCTTCACATTTTCAGGCTGCGGTGAGCTGAATCCCCTGCAGAACGATCCATCAATGAATGCCATTTGTGCCGGGGCTAAAGTGCTTTTGAACGGTTCTGAAGGTCTTGTGATCGGCAGGGGGACACGCAGCAGTGCTGAAAAACCCAACATGATGATAACGGCAGATATGAAAGCTATGGATCCTCATTACCTTGGGGGGTTCAAAACTGGGGCTGGACCTGAGATCTTCGACAGTGTTGCAGCTGCAATCCCTATTCTGAGTGAGGATATATTCAAGGAAACCTTCATACAGAATAAGGATGTTAAATTGCCAGTTACAGATATAAGAGGCCGTCACAGTGTTCTTGGATTCACTGACTATGCTGATGCCTGGGAAGGTTCCGATGAGAGGCCGGTTTATCACTCAGATACCTGTCAAAACTGTGAGGTTTGTATCGTTCGTGAGAGATGTCCTACAGGGGCTTACACAGACACGTTGAACACAAGACGTTGCTTCGGCTGTGGAATGTGTGCTTACTCATGTCCATACGGTGCCTTCACAATGGAAACTGGAAGTGTGCATTTTTCCGTTGAAGGAGAACCTATGGAGGTTCCTGTGATGTGCAGACAGTCCGATATAAAAAGGGCCAGAGAACTTGTTGCAGAACTGACAAAAAGGATAGTTGATGGGAAATTTTTACTGAATAACTGCTTGTAG
- the hypD gene encoding hydrogenase formation protein HypD, with translation MKNLSREIVKRIENISRPVKIMHVCGSHEHTIMQHGIRSLLPKEVEIVAGPGCPVCCVPAREVEECLYLARQGVTIATFGDMLRVPGVTGSLMDAKAEGADVRIVYGVNNAVEIAEKIDNEVVFMAAGFETTAPTTAAEIVSEPPENLSFLSCHRMIPPALKFLIESGEVNLNALIEPGHVSTIIGTEPYNLFSEKYNIPQVVAGFNPLDVLMSVYMILKQFKDGKAEVQNEYKRAVREEGNVKAQELLEEVFYVTSREWRGFPTIPDSVYEIKDEFSQFNAREKFDIEVEEVQDVVKGCICGPILRGIARPEQCKLFRKECNPMNPVGACMVSKEGTCNIAYRYGSM, from the coding sequence ATGAAGAATTTGTCCAGAGAAATAGTAAAACGCATAGAAAACATTTCAAGACCCGTTAAAATAATGCATGTTTGCGGATCACATGAACACACCATAATGCAGCATGGAATAAGGTCACTTCTCCCAAAGGAAGTTGAGATAGTTGCAGGACCTGGATGTCCAGTCTGCTGTGTCCCTGCAAGGGAAGTTGAGGAGTGTCTATACCTTGCAAGGCAGGGAGTTACAATAGCAACCTTTGGGGACATGTTACGGGTTCCAGGAGTAACAGGTTCACTCATGGATGCAAAGGCAGAGGGTGCAGATGTTAGGATAGTTTACGGTGTAAACAACGCAGTTGAAATAGCTGAAAAGATAGACAATGAGGTTGTTTTCATGGCTGCAGGATTTGAAACCACCGCCCCAACAACAGCAGCTGAGATTGTTTCGGAACCTCCAGAAAACCTCTCATTTCTGTCATGTCACAGGATGATACCACCGGCACTCAAGTTTCTAATTGAATCTGGTGAGGTGAACCTCAACGCACTCATAGAGCCTGGACATGTGTCAACCATCATTGGAACAGAACCATACAACCTTTTCTCTGAAAAATACAACATTCCTCAGGTCGTTGCAGGTTTCAACCCACTGGATGTTCTCATGTCAGTTTACATGATACTCAAACAGTTCAAAGATGGAAAGGCAGAGGTTCAGAATGAATACAAACGTGCAGTCCGGGAGGAAGGTAATGTTAAGGCCCAGGAACTCCTTGAAGAAGTTTTCTACGTCACAAGCAGGGAGTGGAGGGGTTTCCCTACCATACCAGATTCTGTCTACGAGATCAAGGATGAGTTTTCCCAGTTCAATGCAAGGGAAAAATTTGACATAGAAGTTGAGGAAGTACAGGACGTTGTTAAAGGTTGTATTTGTGGCCCAATACTCAGGGGAATTGCAAGACCTGAGCAGTGCAAACTATTCAGGAAGGAATGCAATCCCATGAATCCTGTAGGGGCTTGTATGGTGAGTAAAGAGGGAACCTGTAACATTGCATACAGGTACGGTTCAATGTAA
- the alaS gene encoding alanine--tRNA ligase, which produces MITMSRQLEELGFTKKTCKKCGNEFWSIGDRDTCGDAPCDEYEFIGNPATSKKYDLYGIQKEFTEFFQKNGHTPIKRYPVLAKRWRDDVFLVGASIYNFQPWVTSGMVEPPANPLVVAQPSIRLNDVDNVGRTGRHMTCFTMGAHHAFNRPEKQIYWQDETVKYCHDFIKHIGIDPSEISYIESWWKGGGNEGPCYEICVRGVELATLVFIQYKTTPDGLKEIPLKIVDTGYGLERFAWISQGTATAYDASFGPVINQLKDISGVELDQELLGENAKIAGMMDIEDIADLKVLRSRVANKLGISVDELTKAAEPMEAVYVIADHTRCLAFMLADGVIPSNVKEGYLARLVLRRTVRFMKDLKLKESLSDIMDMQLDFLSKTYPEIKTSQEHISNIINLEEKRYGKTTSKGKKLVQKSIKYLKKENKTEIPTDMLIKLYDSHGIPPESIEEIAAAENFSANVPDNFYTLVAAEHEEEVVEEKFQMELDFPETELMFYDEPDERDFTAKLLGFHETSAVLDRTVFYPEGGGQPSDIGFLKVGNEKFRVLHAEKVQNVVMHKLSDEDAEKLRAFTGSEVEGEIDPVQRVALTRNHTATHLIVAAARQVLGEHIWQAGAQKGVKKSRIDLSHYKRIKPEELQEIELIANRFVMENHHVKTRWMNRTDAEKKYGFILYQGGVVPGINIRTVKIEDVDVQACAGTHVERTGDIGMIKITRTERIQDGVERIEFSAGEAAVEAVQRNDDLLKESSGIFKVEAEQLPKTCERFFTEWKAFKNEIGRLQDQIAALKMGGLGDSAESIGNITFLSQQMDSDMGELMKIATDLTEKEDGVDVVVLGNTEGKIVGASSKKAVGLGVNMNEIIKGAAKLLGGGGGGRPNLSQGAGRSSEKMDEAMEYVAKSVREIVE; this is translated from the coding sequence ATGATTACCATGTCTCGTCAGCTTGAAGAACTCGGATTTACAAAGAAAACCTGTAAAAAATGTGGAAACGAATTTTGGTCAATAGGAGATAGGGACACCTGTGGAGATGCTCCATGCGATGAGTACGAATTCATAGGAAACCCTGCAACCAGCAAGAAGTACGACCTCTACGGAATTCAAAAGGAATTCACAGAATTCTTCCAGAAAAACGGTCACACCCCCATAAAGCGGTACCCAGTACTTGCAAAACGATGGAGAGATGATGTTTTCCTTGTTGGAGCTTCAATCTACAACTTCCAGCCTTGGGTAACCTCGGGAATGGTGGAACCACCTGCAAACCCCCTTGTTGTGGCCCAACCATCCATCAGACTCAACGATGTGGACAACGTTGGACGTACAGGCAGACACATGACCTGCTTCACGATGGGTGCACACCACGCATTCAACCGCCCTGAAAAACAGATTTATTGGCAGGATGAAACTGTCAAGTACTGCCACGACTTCATAAAACACATTGGAATCGATCCAAGTGAGATAAGTTACATAGAATCCTGGTGGAAGGGTGGTGGAAACGAAGGACCCTGCTATGAGATCTGCGTCAGGGGAGTGGAACTTGCAACCCTTGTCTTCATACAGTACAAAACAACACCAGATGGGCTCAAGGAGATTCCACTGAAGATCGTTGATACAGGATACGGGCTTGAGAGGTTCGCATGGATCTCACAGGGAACAGCAACAGCCTACGACGCATCCTTCGGACCTGTCATCAACCAACTTAAGGACATATCAGGTGTGGAACTCGACCAGGAACTCCTTGGGGAGAATGCAAAAATAGCCGGGATGATGGACATCGAGGACATTGCAGACCTCAAGGTATTAAGATCAAGGGTTGCAAACAAACTCGGAATATCCGTTGACGAGCTTACAAAGGCTGCAGAGCCAATGGAAGCAGTATATGTTATTGCAGACCATACAAGGTGCCTTGCATTCATGCTTGCAGATGGAGTGATACCATCAAACGTCAAGGAAGGATACCTTGCAAGACTCGTTCTGAGACGAACAGTACGGTTCATGAAGGACCTTAAATTGAAGGAATCACTCTCTGACATCATGGACATGCAGCTTGACTTTTTATCCAAAACCTACCCTGAAATCAAAACCAGCCAGGAGCACATATCCAACATAATCAACCTCGAAGAAAAACGCTACGGCAAAACAACATCAAAAGGGAAAAAACTGGTTCAGAAGAGTATAAAGTACCTTAAAAAGGAGAACAAAACAGAAATTCCCACAGATATGCTCATAAAACTCTACGATTCCCATGGAATTCCTCCAGAGAGTATTGAGGAAATTGCAGCTGCTGAAAACTTCAGTGCAAATGTTCCCGACAACTTTTACACCCTGGTTGCAGCGGAGCATGAAGAGGAAGTAGTTGAAGAGAAGTTCCAGATGGAACTTGACTTCCCTGAAACAGAGCTCATGTTCTACGATGAACCAGATGAAAGAGATTTCACAGCAAAACTGCTTGGTTTCCATGAAACCAGTGCAGTACTTGACAGAACCGTCTTCTATCCTGAAGGAGGAGGTCAACCATCGGACATAGGATTTTTAAAGGTTGGAAATGAGAAGTTCAGGGTTCTTCATGCTGAGAAGGTTCAGAACGTTGTCATGCACAAACTGAGTGATGAAGATGCAGAGAAACTCAGGGCATTTACTGGTTCAGAGGTTGAAGGAGAGATCGATCCTGTGCAGAGAGTGGCACTTACAAGGAACCACACAGCAACACACTTGATCGTTGCAGCTGCAAGGCAGGTTCTTGGGGAACACATATGGCAGGCAGGTGCCCAGAAGGGTGTCAAAAAGTCAAGAATCGATCTGTCCCATTACAAACGTATAAAACCCGAGGAGCTTCAGGAGATAGAACTCATTGCAAACAGGTTCGTGATGGAAAATCATCATGTTAAAACCCGCTGGATGAACAGGACAGATGCAGAGAAGAAGTACGGTTTCATACTCTACCAGGGAGGAGTTGTTCCTGGAATCAACATCAGAACTGTTAAGATTGAGGATGTGGATGTTCAGGCATGTGCAGGTACCCATGTGGAGCGCACAGGGGATATCGGTATGATCAAGATAACCCGTACCGAGAGGATCCAGGACGGGGTTGAAAGGATCGAGTTTTCAGCTGGAGAAGCTGCAGTTGAAGCTGTTCAAAGAAACGATGACCTCCTCAAGGAGAGCAGTGGCATATTCAAGGTTGAAGCTGAACAGCTCCCTAAAACCTGTGAAAGGTTCTTCACAGAGTGGAAGGCCTTCAAGAATGAAATTGGAAGACTTCAGGATCAGATCGCTGCCCTCAAGATGGGTGGACTTGGAGACAGTGCTGAAAGTATTGGAAACATCACCTTCCTGAGCCAGCAGATGGACAGTGACATGGGCGAACTCATGAAGATCGCAACGGACCTCACGGAAAAAGAAGATGGCGTTGACGTGGTTGTACTTGGTAACACTGAGGGTAAGATCGTTGGGGCTTCCTCTAAGAAAGCTGTAGGTCTTGGTGTGAATATGAACGAGATCATCAAGGGTGCAGCCAAGTTACTTGGTGGGGGTGGGGGTGGAAGACCCAACCTTTCACAGGGTGCAGGCCGCAGCAGCGAGAAGATGGATGAGGCAATGGAGTACGTTGCAAAGAGTGTGAGGGAGATTGTGGAGTGA